The Heptranchias perlo isolate sHepPer1 unplaced genomic scaffold, sHepPer1.hap1 HAP1_SCAFFOLD_50, whole genome shotgun sequence genome contains a region encoding:
- the LOC137314003 gene encoding probable G-protein coupled receptor 139: MGYSVISQIMLIYYPVLAAIGVPVNLVAIVILSRGKCGLSKCISVYLVGMAAGDLLVVITDPIFSKINVLYLPWSFLDITPLCSFILSMTEAATVVSVWLTVAFTFDRFVAICCEKLKTKYCTERTAAVVLGTVSVLGCSESLPWYFIYEPRFIIDNVPWGCEIKPSFLTSPAWAAFEMLHLILTPCVPFCLILLLNVLTVRRILVSSRVRRGLRGRSNGENQSDPEMENRKKSIILLFSISGSFILLWLTQVVFSIYVRIVDIRSYYSFTDPGYITEQTAKMLQLLSSCTNTCIYVLTQTKFREELKNAVKYPFKLIVKFVKS, translated from the exons atgggatattcagtaatcagTCAGATAATGCtaatttattatccagttcttgcagcaattggagttccgg ttaacttggtggcgattgtgatcctgtcccgaggaaagtgcggtctctccaaatgtatcagtgtctacctggtgggaatggcagcgggcgatctcctggtcgttatcactgatccgatattcaGCAAAATTAATGTGCTCTATCTCCCATGGTCATTCCTGGATATTACTCCCCTGTGTAGTTTTATTCTCTCTATGACTGAAGCAGCCACAGTGGTTTCCGTCTGGCTCACAgttgctttcacctttgatcgatttgtggccatttgttgtgagaagctgaaaacgaaatattgcaccgagagaacggcggctgtggttctgggaacagtgagtgtgctgggctgttcagAGAGTCTtccctggtactttatatatgaacctagatttataattgataatgttccctggggttgtgagattaaaccgagcttccttacttcccccgcatgggccgcatttgagatgttgcacctcattttaaccccttgtgtcccgttctgtctgattttgctgctcaatgtcctgacggtcaggcgtattttagtgtccagtcgagtccgcaggggactccggggccgcagcaatggagagaatcagagtgatccagagatggagaaccgaaagaaatccatcattttactcttcagtatctcgggcagttttatactgttgtggctgacacaggttgtgtTTTCCATTTATGTACGAATTGTGGACATTCGGTCTTATTACTCCTTCActgaccctggttatatcacAGAACAAACAgcgaagatgctgcagcttctcagttcctgcacaaacacgtgtatttatgtcctgacgcaaactaaattcagagaggagctgaagaacgcggtgaaatacccattcaaaCTAATTGTTAAAttcgtgaaatcatag